The window AGACCTTTTAGTGTAAGAGAGAAAACTGCACTTtttgggataggaacataggaagctgccatatactgagtcagactattggtctatcaggttcagtattgtcttcacagacttctccaggattgcaggcaggaatctcccagaTCCATGttgaagaagccaaggagggaacttgggaccttctgctcttcccagagcggctccatcctctaaggggaatatcttacagtgctcacacttctagtctccctttcatatgcaaccagggtggaccctgcttagcttaggggacaagctatacttgctaccacaagaccagctcttctccctgacaGCCCTTGTGGTCTGACAGTCACAGTGTTTGTGACTGTCAGATATTTTTGTGACTGTCAGACTTTTTGCggcgtaaactgctttgagaattttattTGTCGAAAAGAATTACATAATACTGATATGACAGTTTGGCTGTGCCGCAATAATTGCATGAAAGTGACTGCCTTGAGGAAATCTGGCAATTCTGGGGGGAGAGGGACTCAGTAAGGATATGTGAAAACCTGCTGTAGACAGAAATATGGAAATAGAGGTAGGCAGCAACATTGGCATTCTATCCCAAGAAGAGTTTGGTTGGGCTGCTTGTCCCTCACCCAATGATCGAGTTGTTGTCCCTTTACCTTGCAGACCTGCCCCCTCTTGCTGAGGGTCTTCACCACCAACAATGGGCGCCATCATCGAATGGATGAGTTTGCCCGTGGAAATGTCCCCTCCAGTGAGTTGCAGATCTACACTTGGTGAGTGGCATTGATCCATATGTCTGTAGCTCAACCTCAGTGTTCGTCTTTGAGCACATCATGACTAGTATTGGCTGCGGTGTGATAACTGAagtaggggttttttgtttttaaaaaacagaggctCTGTGTTTCTGATAACTAGAGGAAAGGTAGAAATCAACAGCGGACGCATTTGTGACATTTTATGATTCATATATGAAAGGCACTGAGCTTTTGTCCATTTGAAAAAGTGGCATTGCAAAGTAGAAAATGGTGTTATTTTCTTACACAACTGAAGGAtaccagctttgcatgcagaaggtcccagattcaatccctagcatctacAGATAAGGCTGGGAATGATTAATTtggaaccctgaagagctgcttccGGTCAGTGTAGATGGTATCAGGCTGCTTCCAATGTAATTGGCATGGTTCTAAAGGCTCACAGTTGCTCTAGAGAGGTGGCGGCAAACTGGTGGCTGCTCCAAGCCTAGTCCATCCCCAttcctcattttctctctctcctacctGAGAGAAGTGCCAGCAAGCTGAGAGGGCAGCCTCATTGTAACTTGCAGGTTTtccttcctctgctgtgtgtCTTTAAGGCTGTCCTTTTGACACCCTGCTTCCTGTGGTGCAATGATCAAAGTGTGTGGTCAGGGAGGGATCCCTAGTAGGGAAACTGAGAGGGTGCTGGGAGGGAAGCCTGAGAGTgccactggtttgttttatttgtgagatagtgttgtggcgagaaatggacagtggcagcgcgcgctctctctctatgtaatatttcttggtgactgctgtaaTGAGTTCCATGTATGGTCTTGAGTTGAGACTGACTTGTGCTTCActtgctgctctgctctgcaatcttcattgcaaggtgtacaCAGTCAAAACGTGACTGAAGTTGCTGTAGTTGATCTTATTGatcttgctgctaagggtgctgctgtggcagctgttgcaatgttagGAAGTAATGTTttaagagtcataattgtgtgtgagagagcagcttgtgccaatgaAGTTGTTATAGCACAGTCACTGTGGCTgcaggagtgtagggaggctggtggcagcccatgtgtggcggtggccccctggcccctgtcagatgcagggggctggctAGCTGTGCCCTCACACCTAaggtcagacatgggggcgtggtctcccttccaaacggggctgcgtggcccaaAGCAGTACGGGCTGATCTtcctcctaaacagggccacgcggccccaattgggagggagatcaatcggccctgctgcattggcaacaAGATCAGGAgcgactctccttgcctttaaggcagggagagcccggccgcactgccaatgcagtgcgggccaattTCAGTTCCGAACGGGGCCTGATTTTACTTgcttttgcagtgtttttcaaggcaaggttgcaaaatgtgttgtatttatttattttttataccacctttcattaaaataatctcaagacggtttacaaaacatttacaaaacaatataaaaccataaaagttacacaataagaattaaaatggaatataaaaaaatgaatctaattaaaagtttaaaaaacatgtacaatatatccataagatacaaagcagcagcaaacaacactcatttaaaagcctgggtaaaaagccaagatattacttgctttctaaaaatgttGATGAAGACTGGGGAGCGGAGACCcaccaggagggcattccaaagtctgcgggcaatgactgagaaggccctgtcccgtgtacaTGACCAGCgatcctccctcattgttggtacatagagcagggccccctctgatgacctcatcgagcaggcagtccctcaggtatccagggcccaaactgtttagggctttaaaggtcaaaaccagcactgcTGGTTTTTCAAAATGCATTGAAAATTGCAATGTAAAactgttttggccatagggaacaatggggaaaacaaTAATGCccgattgttccccatgggtagctcctagggacatcaacatgggttgtgtggtagggcctgatgggtgctatctaccacccaacccatgggcagaaatgggcaagcgggttatttttaaacaaatttttaaacttttccccaaacccccataagattctatggggtttgggggaaagggtaaacatttgtttaaaattgcccacttgccgatttcttttgtgggttgggtggtaagtagcacccatcaggccctaccatacaacccactttggtgtactTAGGAGCTACCcgtgggaaacaatggggtgttgttatttcccccattgttccctatggcttgAACACTCAAGATTTTTCAAGTTTGTTCTGTCAAAGCTGgctgtttcgatggaacaaacttgaaacgttctggccatctgctttttgttttgagcttgaaacgaaatgtgaaatccatttcgtgcacctCTGTAATTGGGACTGTTTCCAGGTTTTGTGCTCGGAGGGACTAAAGTCACATATTTAGTAAGCCACCTTGAATGTGGACTAatgatcagggtggatttgatttaaatcaaactgatttaaatcacgatttaaatcactagcagggtggataaaaataaaaaaaatctgatttaaataaaaaatctgatttaaatcaaaaaaatcggattttttttatttttatccaccctgctagtgatttaaatcgtgatttaaatcagtttgatttaaatcaaatccaccctgctaatGATTACTTTTCTGAAATTTTGCTTGCCACATCTGGACCGATAATCTGAGAAACCTTGTTCCTTTCAGGTCTTTTGAAACAGCAAACAGACTTTCATCTCTTATTACTGTGTTCTGATTTCTactcatttatttgatttatgtaccacccttccaaaaatggcggtACTTGTACTGCAATTGTGCAAACAGCAGCTTAGGAACAAGACATGATGATAAGAAGCAAATCCAAATGACAAATGTGATACAATGCAGATGTAGTTTGACACTTTCTTGTCACTCATGAAACCAACACTGGATGAACTGATGAAGACTACAAACCTTTGTGGAGTTTCTAATATGAGATGCGTTTATTGATATAAGACTTTTGTTCTGTTTCTTATTTTCCTTTGAGTCTGGGTTTAATACCATTATTTCAAAGTTACTACTCTGACCTATAATGCTGCTTGCTCTTACTTCTTCCAGGATGGATGCAACTCTAAAAGAACTGACTAGTTTAGTGAAAGAAGTCTATCCAGAAGCAAGAAAGAAGGGCACACACTTCAACTTCGCAATCGTTTTCACAGATCTCAAAAGGCCTGGTTACAGGTAATATAATCCATGGAGGCAGTTCATAGTAGCAAGAATTCAAAGCTGTATGTTAGCTCCTTGaaagaacatgggaaactgccccTCACATCTTCAACCCATAAAAGCAAATGCTATA of the Hemicordylus capensis ecotype Gifberg chromosome 3, rHemCap1.1.pri, whole genome shotgun sequence genome contains:
- the SAP18 gene encoding histone deacetylase complex subunit SAP18 isoform X2, whose product is MAVESRVTQEEIKKEPEKPIDREKTCPLLLRVFTTNNGRHHRMDEFARGNVPSSELQIYTWMDATLKELTSLVKEVYPEARKKGTHFNFAIVFTDLKRPGYRVKEIGSTMSGRKGTDDSMTLQSQKFQIGDYLDIAITPPNRAPPPSGRMRPY